A single Amphiura filiformis chromosome 8, Afil_fr2py, whole genome shotgun sequence DNA region contains:
- the LOC140159571 gene encoding uncharacterized protein, translating into MAVEDEVCTFDWAKETLEATHTNKDIVFAKDMGFSIVGNYDKLPSGFRHTYLIRHPHKVFLSWKKIAADVLETPYESFVLSDKIHPTLFPPKRSYGELYDLMMFLKNRGDEPMPIVIDADDLQRDPDSILSQYFAALGIPYDRSLLHWPSGVDGLDDWIGAITDLSAGIKPGGYFETALVTSTCFAPPSAIPTVISLMQIS; encoded by the coding sequence ATGGCTGTTGAGGACGAGGTGTGTACTTTCGACTGGGCTAAAGAAACTCTTGAAGCAACACATACCAATAAAGATATTGTCTTTGCTAAAGATATGGGATTTTCCATAGTTGGAAATTATGATAAGCTTCCTAGTGGATTTCGACATACTTATCTTATACGCCATCCACACAAAGTGTTTCTTTCTTGGAAAAAAATTGCAGCAGATGTTTTGGAAACACCCTATGAATCTTTCGTCCTCAGCGACAAAATTCATCCTACTCTTTTCCCGCCAAAGCGATCGTATGGTGAGCTATACGATCTGATGATGTTCTTGAAAAATCGCGGCGATGAACCGATGCCTATAGTCATCGATGCCGATGATCTTCAACGGGACCCTGACTCTATATTGAGTCAATACTTTGCCGCATTAGGAATACCGTATGATAGAAGTTTACTACATTGGCCCTCAGGTGTTGATGGTCTCGACGACTGGATTGGAGCCATAACGGATCTGAGTGCTGGTATCAAACCGGGTGGTTATTTTGAAACTGCGTTGGTTACGAGTACGTGTTTTGCGCCTCCAAGCGCAATACCTACCGTGATCAGCTTGATGCAGATATCATAG
- the LOC140159572 gene encoding uncharacterized protein, producing MDEKKGNTYRGVMLWVNCRSLSTVFLKCMSYVKGIQVVSEPYMAATMFGPERTVTASGENLLTDISGSFKEYKTSETSVCDTNLKMAVEDEVCTFDWVKETLEATYTNKDIVFAKDMGFSVVGKYDKLPSGFRHTYLIRHPHKVFLSWKKFAAGVLETPYESFVLSDKIHPTLFPPKRSYGELYDLMMFLKNRGDEPMPIVIDADDLQQDPDSILSQYFASLGIPYDKSLLHWPSGVDGLDNWIGARTDLSAGIKPGGYFETALVTSSCFAPPSAIPTRDQLDADILAQVDFVWRWYEEMYALRIRP from the coding sequence atggatGAGAAGAAAGGAAATACCTACAGAGGAGTTATGTTGTGGGTTAATTGCAGATCACTGTCTACCGTATTCTTGAAATGCATGAGCTATGTGAAGGGAATACAAGTAGTAAGTGAACCTTACATGGCTGCAACTATGTTCGGACCTGAAAGAACAGTGACGGCGAGTGGAGAAAATCTGCTTACTGATATATCTGGTTCGTTTAAAGAATATAAAACGAGTGAAACCTCTGTGTGTGACACTAATCTCAAGATGGCTGTTGAGGACGAGGTGTGCACTTTCGACTGGGTTAAAGAAACTCTTGAAGCAACATATACCAATAAAGATATTGTCTTTGCTAAAGATATGGGATTTTCCGTAGTTGGGAAATATGATAAGCTTCCTAGTGGATTTCGACATACTTATCTTATACGCCATCCACACAAAGTGTTTCTTTCTTGGAAAAAATTTGCAGCAGGTGTTCTGGAAACACCCTATGAATCTTTCGTCCTCAGCGACAAAATTCACCCTACTCTTTTCCCGCCAAAGCGATCGTATGGTGAGCTATACGATCTGATGATGTTCTTGAAAAATCGCGGCGATGAACCGATGCCCATTGTCATCGATGCCGATGATCTACAACAGGACCCTGACTCTATATTGAGTCAATACTTTGCCTCATTAGGAATACCGTATGATAAAAGTTTACTACATTGGCCCTCAGGGGTTGATGGTCTCGACAACTGGATTGGAGCCAGAACGGATCTAAGTGCTGGTATCAAACCGGGTGGTTATTTTGAAACTGCGTTGGTTACGAGTTCGTGTTTTGCTCCTCCTAGCGCGATACCTACCCGTGATCAGCTTGACGCAGATATCTTAGCACAGGTGGATTTCGTGTGGAGGTGGTATGAAGAAATGTACGCGCTACGTATACGACCGTAA
- the LOC140159573 gene encoding uncharacterized protein, producing MDEKKGNTYRGVMLWVNCRSLSTVFLKCMSYVKGIQIVSEPYMAATMFGPERTVTASGENMLVTDISGSFKEYKTSETSVCDTNLKMTVEDEVCTFDWVKETLEATYTNKDIVFAKDMGFSIVGNYDKLPSGFRHTYLIRHPHKVFLSWKKFAADVLGTPYESLVLSDKIHPTLFPPKRSYGELYDLMMFLKNRGDEPMPIVIDADDLQQDPDSILSQYFAALGIPYDKSLLHWPSGVDGLDNWIGARTDLSAGIKPGGYFETALVTSTCFAPPSAIPTRDQLDADIIAQVDFVWKWYEEMYALRIRP from the coding sequence ATGGATGAGAAGAAAGGAAATACCTACAGAGGAGTTATGTTGTGGGTTAATTGCAGATCACTGTCGACCGTCTTCTTGAAATGCATGAGCTATGTGAAGGGAATACAAATAGTAAGTGAACCTTACATGGCTGCAACTATGTTCGGACCTGAAAGAACAGTAACGGCGAGTGGAGAAAATATGCTTGTAACTGATATATCTGGTTCGTTTAAAGAATATAAAACGAGTGAAACCTCTGTGTGTGACACTAATCTCAAGATGACTGTTGAGGACGAGGTGTGCACTTTCGACTGGGTTAAAGAAACTCTTGAAGCAACATATACCAATAAAGATATTGTCTTTGCTAAAGATATGGGATTTTCCATAGTTGGAAATTATGATAAGCTTCCTAGTGGATTTCGACATACTTATCTTATACGCCATCCACATAAAGTGTTTCTTTCTTGGAAAAAATTTGCAGCAGATGTTCTGGGAACACCCTATGAATCTTTGGTCCTCAGCGACAAAATTCATCCTACTCTTTTCCCGCCAAAGCGATCGTATGGTGAGCTATACGATCTGATGATGTTCTTGAAAAATCGCGGCGATGAACCGATGCCCATAGTCATCGATGCCGATGATCTACAACAGGACCCTGACTCTATATTGAGTCAATACTTTGCCGCATTAGGAATACCGTATGATAAAAGTTTACTACATTGGCCCTCAGGGGTTGATGGTCTCGACAACTGGATTGGAGCCAGAACGGATCTAAGTGCTGGTATCAAACCGGGTGGTTATTTTGAAACTGCGTTGGTTACGAGTACGTGTTTTGCTCCTCCTAGCGCGATACCTACCCGTGATCAGCTTGACGCAGATATCATAGCACAGGTGGATTTCGTGTGGAAGTGGTATGAAGAAATGTACGCGCTACGTATACGACCGTAA